The Prosthecobacter fusiformis genome segment CCATCGCCCCTTCCGGCGTCCCTCCAGGACGCGACGCATGCGGGTAATTTTCGCGGCCTGCTTCCGGTGGTTCCCGGTCGCTACGCGCCCTCCACCACCGGCTATTTTCCACGCTCCCGCCGGGAGCTTCATGAGGTGCCTTGCGCAGAGGAGGAACCCTCTTCAAAAAAAGATTCAAGCCGTGATCCTTCAGCCTCGTGTTCTGCGCATGGCATGGATAGACACACCCGATTAAACACACCTCACTCATGAACCCACTGCTCCGCACCCTCATCCTTTCACTGCTCTTCGGTCTCGGCCTAACCAGTTGTGACTCCATGAAGGACATCACTGGCAACCCGCGTTATCAAACCCTCATCGGCCGGGATGTCCGCACGCGCGTTCCAATGCGTTTGTATGATTACAATCGTCCAGGAAACCCCAACCCAAGCCTCTGCGATCTCACTTATACGACTGGCGGAAAGGCTTGCCTGGTCGGCACTCTCCCCGTCGGGCAGGTGGTGCGGTTCAATCAGGTGATACGATATAAAAGCACGTATTACACTGAAGACGACCTCCAAGGTGAATTGGTTTACAGGGGGAAGCGCTACCAGATCAAATACAGAACCCAGCTCCATCAGGGCAACGAGATCTGGTTGAGGCTCTTTGATGAAGACTTCGATGCGCCACGCCCGCCGCCGGAGAGTTATCCAAAGGAGTTTCGGTAAACACACCTCCTCCATGAATCCACTGCTTCGCACCCTCATCCTGTCACTACTCTTCGGCCTCGGCCTAACCAGTTGTGACTCTGTTCGTGACATCACTGACAACCCGCGTTATCAAACCCTCATCGGTCGCGATGTGCGCACGCGCGTTCCCATGCGCTTGTATAACATCAATGCTCCAGGGATTCCCAATCCCACTCCTTGTGAACTCACTCAGACTAGATTCGGAAATAACAGTCTGGTAGGCACGCTACCCCCTGGACAAGTGGTTAGGTTTAACCAGGTGATTCGCTGGAGCAACATCTACTACACTGATGACGACCTCTACGGTGAACTGGTGTACAAAGGGAAGCGCTACCAGTTCAAATACAGCACCCTGCTCCATCAGGGCAACGAGATCTGGTTGAGGCTCTTTGATGAAGACTTCGATGCGCCGCGCCCGCCGCCGGAGAGTTATCCGAAGGAGTTTCGGTAACGAAGGTGGTCGTGGAGCGCACGCGCCTGTCCCGCGCCTGTCCCGCGACTGCGGCGATCTCGCGTGCCGTTCCTCGCGTCTCGCGGGGAACCGTTCTCAGGCGTCGCTGTGCCCTGTTCGCCTTAACAAAAAGGGTGGGTGCTTCCCCATCACCAGCCGCAGTTAGGAGCAGGCACTATACCCCGCGTATCTCCGATCACGGTTTTCCGCGAGACGCAGAAAACTGCAGGCGAGACGCCCGCGCTCCAGGATAATCCCCGTTCGCTCCCCTCCCTGCTTTTCGAACGCTGCAGAACGCTACGTCGCGGGCAAGATCGCCGCAGTCGCGGGACTAAGCGCCCGCGCTCCAGGACCACCCCTCCACAAAAAAGCGGCGCCTTCTTTTCAGAAAGCACCGCTTTTCAAAATCACAGTTGGTTAGACCTGGAGGCTCACTTTTCCACGATCTGGAGGTTGCGCATCCACACCTTGTCGTGATGGTCCGTCAGCATGATGCGGCCTTTGCCGGGGGCGAAGCCTTCTTTTTTGGCAAACTTGCTCTTGGCGATCATTGCCTTCCACTCGTCCGTCTTCGTATCTGCCTCACACACCAGCTTGCCATTCAGGTAGTGCTGGATCTTGCCGTCCTGCACCAGCACGCGGCTGCTGTTCCACTGGCCAGGGGCGTTCAGCGGCTTGTCCGCCACCGGGGCCTTGATGTCGTAAATGGAGCCCGTGGTGTGGCTGCCGCCCTTCATCCCGTCCGGATGCTTCTTGTCGTCGATCATCTGGTACTCGATGCCCAGCCACTCCTT includes the following:
- a CDS encoding 3-keto-disaccharide hydrolase; protein product: MKAPLFVLLLALGAAPLIAADAVSLFDGKTLAGWTGPDGAKPGAGWVVENGELHLNGTGGGNLLSEKEYTNFDLTWEWKVEEAGNNGIKYWVTKVNNKEWLGIEYQMIDDKKHPDGMKGGSHTTGSIYDIKAPVADKPLNAPGQWNSSRVLVQDGKIQHYLNGKLVCEADTKTDEWKAMIAKSKFAKKEGFAPGKGRIMLTDHHDKVWMRNLQIVEK